A section of the Salvelinus sp. IW2-2015 unplaced genomic scaffold, ASM291031v2 Un_scaffold3025, whole genome shotgun sequence genome encodes:
- the LOC139025658 gene encoding NADPH oxidase 4-like, which produces MALSVRSWVANEGGKHLVLVLWLGANTLLFMRTFLLYYCGQQYHYLHQMLGLGLCISRASAAVLNLNCSLVLLPMCRSLLTYLRGTHAVTSRKARRLLDKSKTFHVACGVAICVFSVVHVSAHLVNVVNFSVRYSEEFPSLNVARYRGEDPRLIILTTGESAGVPL; this is translated from the exons ATGGCTTTGTCAGTGCGGAGTTGGGTCGCGAACGAGGGAGGAAAACACTTGGTTCTG gtgctGTGGCTGGGCGCTAACACCTTGCTGTTCATGAGGACGTTCCTATTGTACTACTGTGGGCAGCAGTACCACTACCTCCATCAGATGCTCGGG cTAGGGCTGTGTATCAGCAGGGCGTCTGCGGCAGTACTCAATCTGAACTGCAGTCTGGTGCTGCTGCCTATGTGTCGCTCTCTACTCACCTACCTCAGAGGAACACACGCG GTGACAAGCAGAAAGGCCCGCAGGCTTCTGGACAAGAGTAAGACCTTCCATGTGGCGTGTGGAGTAGCCATTTGTGTATTTTccg TTGTGCACGTATCAGCTCATCTGGTCAACGTGGTCAACTTCAGCGTCAGGTACTCAGAAGAGTTCCCTTCTCTCAACGTTGCTCGCTACAGGGGAGAG GACCCCAGACTCATCATTCTGACTACAGGTGAGTCTGCCGGGGTTCCCCTATAA